A portion of the Anthonomus grandis grandis chromosome 7, icAntGran1.3, whole genome shotgun sequence genome contains these proteins:
- the LOC126738827 gene encoding 28S ribosomal protein S5, mitochondrial, which produces MAKQLVGLTRSLQKLQITRSLSSPLLTWQDSSATQVRLLSTTSVLNTSFFNKLPANHLWNSITSVSNAGKKRGRGKRVSRKLIKDLNKGQIIGVGKANIVWPGLSAPIIRGKELVEQVQLPEDPEREQKLIELRNKMGFQKYAKLSPLERGWSGTKMPGRSLGPPDPIGEDNFEGFDSRVIELRNITIMKGNFGRKRRMSALVVTGNKNGLGGFAMGKALEGKNALRKAKNRSGQKLMHIRRYNDHTVCHNFFTQFGSTKIFVWQKPEGYGLKCHRAIKTICEVIGIKNLYAKIEGPTNVNHIMKAFFLGLIRQKTPEQIAQEKGLHLVQISEETNYFPKVIASPAECKKKEDLLKDEILDYNQYCFDGRVVLKKKIKPPFYMKLASFQRYIKRYERTRSQPEVRRNLIAEYGEVRSFLADKYPECRVTRYVKKKPQEEEEGEGEEAEA; this is translated from the exons ATGGCAAAACAACTCGTGGGCCTAACGAGGAGTTTACAAAAACTCCAAATAACACGTAGCTTATCATCTCCCTTGTTAACATGGCAAGATTCCAGCGCCACACAAGTTAGACTCCTTAGCACCACTTCAGTCCTAAATaccagtttttttaacaaac TCCCTGCGAATCATTTATGGAACAGTATTACCTCCGTGAGTAATGCCGGTAAAAAGAGAGGAAGAGGCAAAAGAGTGTCCCGAAAACTCATAAAAGACTTAAACAAAGGACAAATTATTGGTGTGGGTAAGGCAAACATTGTATGGCCGGGTCTCTCAGCTCCGATTATAAGAGGCAAAGAGCTTGTCGAGCAAGTTCAACTGCCAGAAGATCCCGAGCGAGAACAAAAACTGATAGAGCTACGTAATAAGATGGGATTTCAAAAGTACGCGAAGCTGAGCCCCCTGGAAAGAGGTTGGAGCGGTactaaaatgcctggaaggagTCTTGGACCCCCCGATCCTATCGGAGAAGATAATTTCGAGGGATTTGATTCCAGAGTTATCGAACTGAGGAACATTACTATTATGAAGGGGAATTTTGGGAGAAAACGGAGAATGAGTGCGTTAGTGGTTACGGGAAACAAAAATGGCCTAGGAGGCTTCGCTATGGGCAAAGCCCTTGAAGGGAAAAACGCCTTAAGAAAAGCGAAAAACCGTTCGGGACAAAAACTGATGCACATTAGGAGGTACAACGATCACACGGTTTGTCACAACTTTTTCACGCAATTCGGCTCGACAAAGATCTTCGTTTGGCAAAAGCCGGAAGGATACGGTCTCAAGTGTCACAGGGCCATTAAAACCATATGTGAAGTTATCGGGATAAAAAATCTCTATGCTAAAATCGAGGGTCCCACTAATGTAAATCACATTATGAAGGCTTTTTTCTTAGGCCTGATCAGGCAGAAAACCCCTGAACAAATTGCCCAAGAGAAGGGTCTTCACTTGGTGCAAATCTCCGAGGAAACCAACTATTTCCCCAAAGTTATTGCCTCACCGGCCGAATGTAAGAAAAAAGAGGATCTTCTCAAAGATGAGATCTTGGATTATAATCAATACTGTTTCGATGGCCGGGTGGTGCTCAAGAAGAAGATCAAACCGCCGTTCTACATGAAGTTAGCCTCGTTTCAAAGGTACATCAAACGGTATGAAAGAACTAGAAGCCAGCCGGAAGTTAGGAGGAATTTGATAGCGGAATATGGGGAAGTGAGGAGCTTTTTGGCGGATAAATACCCTGAGTGTCGTGTGACTAGGTACGTTAAGAAAAAACCTCAGGAAGAAGAGGAAGGAGAAGGAGAGGAGGCTGAAGCGTAg